A stretch of Cucumis sativus cultivar 9930 chromosome 2, Cucumber_9930_V3, whole genome shotgun sequence DNA encodes these proteins:
- the LOC101211917 gene encoding CRC domain-containing protein TSO1 — protein MEDSTPKKKPTKLPPNLSKFEDSPVFNFINSLSPIKPVKSIHITQTFNSISFPSLPVFTSPPQHHFSPLKSPKRPNFSNPSRSPPPPVSKNEGGAVIIMDQLLEIFVPEIPTASTPVIPPPETVDSDAGEVVIFHCPISTEAMEEEDEALFQNDGALATIEENKPLSNLHSGNMRRRCLDFEMAGNPVSATVEARTGDASIPASSSSSSSSFRRTLPSIGLHLNALAATLKHSDSDNICSDTQPSFPSSSAPIFASNSTSDQLLLASSTPESENPPQESANLTGEEISHTNPKNNWQSMENAGVGACKRCNCKKSRCLKLYCECFAAGVYCIEPCSCQDCFNKPIHEAMVLETRRQIESRNPLAFAPKVIMNCDLISELRDDSNKTPASARHKRGCNCKKSGCLKKYCECYQGGVGCSINCRCEGCKNAFGRKDESALLGTEIEQEEEGREHCQKTIDVHSDEDRQNPSNAAPSTPLGPNRSLIPFPFQLKRRLPSFLNDESSSRLSVRFKLEKHGITQTEPKFEKTPCEDVTPETLCNGCPSITGVKSVSPNSKRITLPLPQADFRPLPSTRIGRKLILQSIPSFPSLTNQTSGINGPSEL, from the exons ATGGAGGATTCCACTCCCAAGAAGAAACCTACCAAACTTCCTCCCAATCTCTCCAAGTTCGAG GATTCACCAGTTTTCAACTTCATAAACAGTCTATCCCCCATAAAGCCAGTTAAATCCATTCACATTACTCAAACATTCAACTCCATTTCTTTCCCTTCCCTTCCAGTTTTCACTTCCCCACCACAACACCATTTCAGTCCTCTCAAGTCCCCGAAAAG GCCGAATTTTTCGAACCCATCGAGATCCCCGCCTCCACCAGTTTCTAAAAATGAAGGAGGAGCGGTTATCATAATGGATCAGTTACTGGAGATTTTCGTGCCCGAAATTCCGACGGCTTCAACTCCGGTAATTCCGCCACCGGAAACGGTTGATTCCGATGCCGGCGAGGTTGTGATATTTCATTGTCCGATTAGCACTGAAGCtatggaggaagaagatgaggcTTTGTTCCAAAACGACGGCGCTTTGGCTACAATAGAGGAGAACAAG CCTCTGTCTAACCTACATAGCGGGAACATGAGGAGGCGATGCTTAGATTTCGAAATGGCGGGAAACCCCGTTTCGGCGACTGTGGAGGCGAGGACCGGTGACGCTTCAATccctgcttcttcttcttcttcttcttcgtcatTCCGACGCACTCTTCCTAGTATCGGTTTGCACTTGAATGCTCTTGCAGCGACTTTGAAGCACTCCGATTCAGACAATATTTGTTCCGATACCCAGCCCAGTTTTCCCAGCTCATCTGCTCCCATTTTTGCTTCAAATTCCACTTCAGATCAACTCTTGTTGGCTTCATCTACTCCTGAAAGTGAAAACCCTCCTCAAGAATCTGCAAATCTGACTGGAGAAGAAATCAGTCACACCAACCCTAAAAATAATTG GCAATCAATGGAAAATGCTGGAGTTGGGGCGTGCAAACGTTGTAACTGTAAGAAATCTAGGTGCCTGAAGCT ATATTGTGAATGCTTTGCTGCTGGCGTGTACTGCATTGAACCGTGTTCATGTCAAGACTGCTTCAACAAACCTATACATGAAGCGATGGTTCTTGAGACTCGCAGACAGATTGAATCTCGCAATCCCCTTGCATTTGCTCCTAAAGTGATCATGAACTGTGATTTGATTTCCGAACTTCGG GATGATTCAAACAAAACTCCCGCTTCTGCTCGACATAAACGAGGATGCAACTGTAAGAAATCAGGTTGCTTGAAAAAATACTGCGAGTGTTATCAG gGTGGCGTTGGATGCTCCATCAACTGCAGATGTGAAGGTTGTAAAAATGCATTTGGGAGGAAAGACG AATCAGCTCTATTAGGAACTGAAATCGAACAAGAGGAAGAAGGCAGAGAACATTGCCAAAAAACCATAGATGTACATAGCGATGAAGATCGGCAGAACCCAAGCAATGCTGCTCCCTCGACACCACTAGGACCAAACAG ATCATTGATTCCATTTCCATTCCAACTGAAGAGGAGACTTCCATCTTTCCTCAACGACGAGTCATCCTCTAGATTGAGTGTTCGATTCAAACTCGAGAAGCATGGCATCACTCAAACAGAGCCCAAGTTTGAGAAAACACCCTGTGAGGATGTGACGCCAGAAACACTTTGTAATGGTTGCCCTTCTATCACAGGTGTTAAGAGTGTTTCTCCCAACAGTAAGAGGATTACTCTACCACTACCACAGGCCGATTTCAGGCCGCTGCCCTCGACTAGAATTGGTCGGAAACTAATTCTGCAGTCCATACCCTCTTTCCCTTCTCTCACTAATCAAACCTCAGGAATAAATGGACCCAGTGAACTGTAA
- the LOC101215964 gene encoding uncharacterized protein LOC101215964, translated as MGWKAAQKLIRHWKILRGDNVMIIRGKDKGETGVIKRVIRTQNRVIVEGKNLVKKHIKQGQGHEGGIFTVEAPLHVSNVQVIDPVTGKPCKVGYRYLEDGSKVRVARGLEASGSVIPRPEILKIRSSPRPTVAGPKDTPMDVVLEKTYDPKTGKGMPEL; from the exons ATGGGTTGGAAGGCTGCTCAAAAGCTTATCAGGCACTGGAAAATTCTTAGAGGAGATAAT GTGATGATCATTAGAGGCAAGGATAAAGGAGAAACTGGTGTAATTAAGCGTGTTATTCGCACTCAAAATCGTGTTATTGTTGAGGGAAAAAATCTG gttaaaaaacacataaaacaAGGACAAGGTCATGAAGGTGGAATCTTTACAGTTGAAGCTCCCCTCCATGTATCAAATGTCCAAGTTATTGATCCAGTAACAGG GAAGCCTTGTAAGGTTGGTTATAGATATCTTGAAGATGGTTCTAAGGTACGAGTTGCAAGAGGATTGGAAGCCTCTGGATCTGTAATTCCTCGCCCGGAGATCTTAAAGATAAGGAGTAGTCCAAGACCTACAGTTG CTGGCCCCAAGGATACTCCAATGGATGTGGTGCTGGAGAAAACTTATGATCCTAAAACAGGGAAGGGCATGCCTGAACTTTAA